GGTCGGCAGATTGAAAGTTCCTAAAGTACTTGATGAAACCGCTTAGTAATCTTTTTATGAGCAATATCTGCGCTCTGGCCGAATTGAATCCCTCGTTTCCCATAAAGCCAAGATCAAGAGCTACGAAACACTGTGCTTCCAATTCGTACAGAGAACCCCGTGCCATATGGAGAAAATGGAGTGTGTCTTTATTGGTTCTTCTGCCACACCCTTCCGCTATGTTAGAAAGGATTGAAATCGTGGATCTGCGCATTTGTGAGACCAATCCGAATCGTTCTTCACTGGGAAAAACAGTAGTTAGCCTATAAATAACGGTTGTGAGTTTCCGTGCTTCGGTCCATACTTCGAGTTCGGTGTAATTCATTGTTAAGGCCATTTTTTGACTTGTCCAAACATCCAAAAAACAGGCCATATGGTTTTACGGTAAATCCGTACTTTTTCCTAAAATTGCGTATCTTCTACACCACCCAGAACCATCAACCATCAACCATCAACCATCAACCATCAACCATCAACCATCAACCATCAACTATCAACCATGAACTCCTCCTACAAAATCCAAAAAACCGAAGCCGAATGGCTGGAGCAACTCGGCCCCGAACGCTATAAAATCCTAAGGCAAAAGGGAACCGAGTTTCCGCATACCGGAAAATACAACCTTCATTTCGAGCAGGGCACGTATGCCTGTGGCGCATGTGGGGAACCGCTTTTCGCGAGTGACTCTAAGTTCAATTCCCATTGTGGTTGGCCGTCGTTTGACGAGGCGCTTCCGGGTAAAATCGAGTATGTGCAAGACCGAACGCATGGGATGATCCGCACGGAAATCCTGTGTGCGACCTGTGGCAGCCACCTGGGACACGTTTTTGATGATGGCCCGACGGAAACCGGACAACGGTATTGCGTGAATTCGGCGTCGGTGGATTTTAGAAATGAGTGAAGGATTTAGAACTGAGCAACTGAGGAACTGAGTAACTGAGTAACTGAGGAATGAGGAACTGAGCAACTGAGGAACTGAGGAACTGAGGAATTGAGTAACTGAGGAACTGAGGAACTGAGGAATGGAGGAATGGAGGAATGGAGGAATGGAGGAACTGGGGAATTGGCGAACGGAGGAACTGAGGAATTGAGGAATTGAGGAACTGAGTAACTGAGGAGTTGAGGAACTGGCGAACAGAGGAACTAAGGAACTACGGGCATTCGGCCATCCGGTAATTGTGGCCCCATGGACTTACGGACTCAGGAACTAAGGGACTCAGGGACTTAGGGACTTAGGGACTAAGGGACTTAAGGACTAAGGGACTTAGGGACTCACGAACCCCCAACAAAAAAGGGACGATCTCTATTGGAGACCGTCCCTTTTCTATTGGAGCGTTCAAGACGTAAAGCAACGGAAGCCTGCGCTGTAACCCTCGCCTTTTACGGTATTCTTACATTTCCTCGCTTCCGCCCTTTTCTACGCTATCGAAGTTTCATAATTGCTGAGTTCCCACCTGCCTTACGTCATCTTAGAGTGCCGCCCTTCTACGCCAGATGCGCTTCTCAGTTCCTCAGTTCCTCAGTTCCTCAGTTACTCAATTCCTCAATTCCTCAGTTCCTCAGTTACTCAGTTACTTCTTCTACTTCAAAATAAAACTCACGCTTACCACAGCACTGATCTCAATCTCTCCGGCTGCCAGCGTGTCATTGCCGCCCATTGCATCTTTAGCCATGGCCATAGCGCGCATTTCATACATCGGACGCGGGTAGTCGACAGGAGAATTGTCGGTGACGGTAAAGGCCGAACCCAATTGCTGTCCGAGGGCTGATGTAAAGTCGAGGGCTTTCTTCCGGGCGTCTTCAATGGCTTTTTTGCGGGCTTCCGACTTGAGGGTTTCCGCTTTTGAAGAGGCGAATTCGATGCCGTAAATGTTGTTGACGCCCTGGTCGACAAGGCCTTCCATCAATCCGTCGTATTTCGTCAAATCACGGATCAGGATGCGGATGGTTTGTGTGGCAACGTAGTTGTGCTTTTTCTTTTCGTAATCGTACTCGTCGTTGAGCGTCACGCGTTGGGTGCGGAAGTCGGCGTCGGCTATGCCTGCCTTGCGGATGTATTTCACGACCGCATCGGTGCGGCTGTCATTTTCCTTCTTCACATCGGCGGCCTTCGAGCCCTTGGTTTCGATCGATACGTTGATGCTTACCTGGTCGGGTGCCACTTTAACTTTGCCCTCGCCATTCACCGTGATCAACGCGGGTTGCTGGGGTACGGGTGGCGGAAGTTGTGCCCAGGCAGAGGCGCCAGCCAACAGAACGGTCATTAAAAAAATCTTTTTCATAGTCAATATGTATTAAAGGTTTGTAAACAGGTTCAAAGCTTTCCCGACTTGGCCAAAATAAAAAGTACCACGATGGGAACCGCGAGGAGCACGACGATTGGTAGATGGCGTGAGACCAGATCCGGTTGGTGTGCCAAGGTCAGGAGATAGCCGCCTACCGCGCCGCCGAAGTGGGCGGTGTGGCCGATGTTGTCGGTTCGGGTGCGCATGCCATAAATCGAATAGAACAGGTAGAGTATGCCGAATATATAGGCTGGAATATCAATGGGAATGAACATGATGTTGATGTCCCCGTTTGGATTGAACAGTATGGCCGAGTATAGAACGCCGGTAACGGCACCCGAAGCCCCTATTGCCCGGTAACTGTATTCATCTTTGTGGAAATAGAGGGTGAACAGACTTCCAAAAGCGAGGCTGCCAAAATAGACCACCAGAAACCAGAACGAACCCATTTCCAAAATCACCGTGGGCGCAAAAAAATACAACGTCAACATGTTAAATCCGAAGTGCATGATGTCGGCATGCAGAAAGCCGGATGTCAGCATCCGATAGTGTTGTCCGGCCCGGATGCTCCCGATGTGGAACTCATATTTGCGAAAAAACGAAAGGTCGTCGAAGCCCTTGAAACTGACGAAAGCCGTCACGGCGATGATGACAAGTAAGGCGGGTTGTAGGAGTTCATTCATACCGGGCGAAGGTATTACATAAGATGTTAAGTACATCGGAATTTAAGAAATTCACAAGAAATCGACCTATATTTGCCCCAAATTATGATTGCATGCAATTACTCGCCTTTTGGTTGCTGTATCCGCTGCTTTGGTGCATTTCCGTCCTTCCGTTTCCTTTGCTCTACGCGCTCTCTGACCTGACGTACTTCTTCGTCTATCGTGTGTTCGGATACCGGAAGAAAGCCGTCCGTAAAAACCTCGACATCGCCCTTCCCCATCTTTCGGTGGCGGAACGTCGCGTGGTGGAACGGAAGTTTTATGCCCATATGTGCGACATGTTCCTCGAAATGATCAAAACGCTGACCATTTCTACCAAAGAGATGAACCGGCGTTTTCGCTACACCAATATCGAATTACTCCATGAGTATGAGAAAACCGGCCGGAGTCTCATCCTTATGTGCGCGCATTACGCCAGTTGGGAATGGCTGATCGTGATGGCCGAGCATATCCATGTGTATCGTACGGTAGCGGTCTATAAACGTATCGCAAACCAACGTTTTGACAAATTGGTACGCGACATCCGTGCGCGCCTCAATACCGAACTCATTGAGGCCCAAAAAGCCATCGAAGTGTTACACCAACAGAAAGAAGAAGGTATTCTGGCCGTTTACGGTTTTCTCGGCGACCAATCGCCCCAACTTACGAAGGCGCGTCACTGGGACACGTTTATGGGGCAGGAAGTTCCGATCCACACCGGTGGGGAGATGTTGGCGAAGAAACTCAACCTCAACATCGCCTATTGCCGCGTTACAAAGAAGAAGCGGGGCTATTATGAAGCGACGATTATCCCGTTGGCGGAAAATCCGAGGGAGTACCGCGATTACGAGATTACTACCAAATACTTAAAGGAAGTAGAGAAACAGATACTGGAAGCGCCGGAATTCTACTTCTGGACGCACAAGCGCTGGAAGCACACCGGTAAAAAGAAAAAGCCGGTTATGCAGGAAACCACCGCGTAACCAAATCCCGTTCAAACGACCCGGCCTGGTGGTGGCGGAACTCGTTCGACTTCCGGTCGTAATGATAGTCACCCGCCCATTCTTCATGGTGCGCTGCCAATTGCCGAATCGCCTCACACACATAGCGGATTTCGTCGTTGGTGGTGGTAGGATGGATTGACATCCGCACCCATCCCGGTTTTTCATGAAGGTCACCTGAATCGATCATGCACGTAAGGCTGTGCGACGTTTCCTGGTCGACGTTCAGCAGGTAGTGGCCATAAGTGCCGGCACAACTGCAACCGCCCCTGGCCTGTATACCGAAACGGTCGTTCAGCAACTTCACGGCAAGGTTGAAGTGGAGCCCGTTGATGTAAAAACTAAAAATGCCCAGTCGGTCTTTTTGTTTGCCGGCCAATAGGTTTAGGTTCGGAATCGTCTCCAACTCGTTGAATACGTAGGAAATCAGCTTTTCTTCCCGTTCGTGTATCTTGTCGACACCCATTTCTTCTTTCAGCCGGATGGCAAGGGCGGCCCGGATGACCTGCAGGAAACCGGGGGTTCCGCCGTCTTCACGGACTTCAATATCGCTGATATATTTGTGTTCACCCCAGGGGTTCGTCCAACTGACAGTGCCACCACCCGGATTATCTGGTACGAGGTTGTGGTAGAGTTTGCGATTGAAGACGAGGATACCCGTGCTTCCGGGTCCACCGAGGAACTTATGTGGCGAGAAGAAAATGGCATCCAACGAACACTCCGGATCGGAAGGGTGCATATCAATCGTATCGTACGGCCCTGAACAGGCGAAATCGACGAAACAGAGTCCACCATGCCGGTGCATCACTTTCGCCACTTCGTGATACGGTGTCCGGATACCCGTAACATTCGAACAGGCGGTAATCGATGCGATCTTCAGCGAGCGGTCTTCGTATTTGCGTACTTCGTTTTCGAAGGTTTCGAGGCAAAGGAGTCCTTCCGGACACGATGGGACCACCACTACATCGGCCGTTGTCTCCAGCCAGGAGGTTTGATTCGAATGGTGCTCCATGTGGGAAATGAACACCACCGGCCGTTCGGTCGGCGGCACGGTCGCTTTCAGGTGTTCGGGTAAGCGCAGGCCCAGAATCCGTTGGAACTTATTGACGACTCCCGTCATGCCGGTTCCATAGGTGATCAGGACGTCATCGGATCCGGCGTTGACGTGGCGTTTGATGATGTCGCGCGCTTCATGATAGGCCAGGGTCATGGCGGTTCCGGATACGGTCGTCTCGGTGTGGGTATTGGCTACGAAGGGGCCGAATTCATTCAGTATTTTCTCTTCGATCGGACGATACAGGCGTCCGGAGGCGGTCCAGTCGGTATAAATGATGCGACGCGTTCCGAAAGGGGAGTCAAATTCCTGCCCGATGCCCACAATGTGTTGGCGAAATCGATTGAAATAGGCTTCGAGTTCAACGGAAAGTGCAGTATCGGCAATCATACCCGGATTTTTTTGAGAATGTCCAAAAGTACGGATTTATTTTCTTAGCCCGAATAGCATTCAAAAGGTTGCATCTCGGGATTAACGAACCTGCAAATTCTAATTTTAATTGCATTTTTATTAAAAACACATGCTGTATGAACGTTAGTAATATGAAAAAAGTAGATTATCTCCGTTTTTTGAATAAAAACATGAAAAGTAAATCAAATAATGTAAGAAGTTCAATAATTATATAGTTTTGCCTCCGATAACTAAAACAAATCAAACTCATGAAAAAAATTCTTTATCTCTTTGTAGCTATCGCTGCTATGACAACCGTTTCTTCCTGCAGCAGTGATGATGATGGCGGAGGAAGTGGATCACTAAAAATTGGAAGCAGTACGTTCACGCCGTCTACTAACACAGATGTTCTACTTTACAATACAACGGATGTTGAAGCCGGCACAGATGTTTCTGTCCGCTATTTCAGTCTCATACTGGGTAGTATGACTTCTCCTTCTTATCTGGAGCTAGAGGTAAGTTACAATACCGCGACAGGTATAGACGGAACGTACGCAATTAGCAATACTATTATGGCCGGTAAAGCAACGGTTAGTTTTGAAACACCTGAATTGGCCTATGATTCGACTCCGGCACAGGGCACATTGAAAGTAAAAGATTTAGGTAACAATCAATTCCGACTCGAATTTAACTCGGTTTCATTGGCTGACATTGACAACATAAGTCCGACCATTGTTGCAAAGGGTACGATAAGTCCTTTCTTCAGTCCTTTCTAATCAAGAGTTCTTGAATGACGAGTAAAAGAAAAGCGACCAATAAGGTCGCTTTTAATTTATATCCCCGCGATGTCCGCGATTTCCTTCAACACCTTCTCCGCCAGTGCATCGGCCGCCGCCTGTGTTCCGGCTTCGGTATAGATCCGGATGATAGGCTCGGTGTTGGATTTCCGCAGGTGTACCCACGAATCCGCAAAGTCGATCTTTACCCCGTCAATGGTTGAAAACGTCTCGTGGGAGTACTTACGAAGCATCTCCTCAAGGATGGCATCAACGTCCAATTCCGGTGTCAGCTCGATTTTGTTTTTACTCATAAAATACTGCGGATACGATGCCCGAAGTTCTGACACCTTCATTTTGTTATTCGCCAGGTGTGTGAGGAATAAGGCCACGCCCACGAGGCTGTCACGTCCGTAATGAAGTTCCGGATAGATGATGCCCCCATTACCTTCTCCCCCAATCACGGCGTTGTTTTTCTTCATCAGTTCGACTACATTGACTTCGCCAACGGCACTTGCCTCATATGAGCCACCGTGTTTCAGGGTGATATCGCGAAGCGCCCGGGAAGACGACATATTCGAGACGGTATTGCCAGGCGTTTTAGACAACACATAATCCGCCACGGCCACCAGCGTATATTCTTCCCCAAACATTTCGCCGTCTTCGCTGATAAACGCGAGTCGGTCGACATCCGGATCGACCACAATACCAAAATCGGCTTTTTCCTCCACTACCAACCGGAAGATGTCGCCCAGGTGTTCTTTCAGTGGTTCTGGATTGTGGGGGAAGTGACCGTCGGGCGTACAATACAATTTGACACATTCAACGCCCATCTGTTCGAGTAATTTCGGGATGATAATACCCCCTGATGAGTTGACGCCATCGACCACCACCTTGAAATTAGCCGCCTTCACTGCTTCGGCATCGACCAAGGGCAGGTTGAGGACTTCGTCAATGTGGATGTCCATATACGCGTCATTTTCGGTGATTGTGCCGAGATCGTCTACGGATGCGAATGCGAACGCATCGTTCTCGGCAATCTCCAATATCTTCGCTCCGTCGGCACCTGACAGGAATTCGCCTTTGGCGTTCAGAAGCTTTAAGGCATTCCATTGTTTCGGGTTATGGGAAGCGGTAAGGATGATACCACCGTCGGCCTTCTCAAGCGGCACGGCTACCTCAACGGTAGGCGTGGTTGACAGTCCCAGATCAATTACGTCGATCCCGAGTCCGATCAGCGTATTCGCCACCAGTTGATGGATCATCGGTCCGGAGATACGGGCATCGCGGCCGATCACCACGGTCAGCTTTTCTTTTTGGACGTGTTGTTTCAGGAAGGTCCCATAGGCGGATGCGAATTTCACCGCATCCACGGGTGTGAGGTTATCGCCCGGTGCGCCGCCAATGGTGCCACGAATGCCGGAAATGGATTTGATCAGGGTCATATGCTGGTGTTTTCGGCAAAGATACAGGAAAGCCCTAATTTCCGCCGACACATAGCCGATGAACGTAACCATTTCGTAACTTAGTCGAAAATTCGTCTGTATGAGACACTTCTACCTCCTTGCCTTTTTAGTGTCCGCTACCCTCAGCGTGGCACAGCAACAAGTCTTAGTAGGAACGCAATGGCAATTGACCACTCTTACGATAGGAGGTATCTCGTATGGGGTGCCTGACAATGACGAAGCTAATCCCGCCGCTTTTTGGTTTATGGAAACAGAGGGGAATTATATGATGGAAACGGATCTCTGCAATCTGCTATTCGGAAACTGTGCCTCGGTCGACGACAGCTCGTTTACGCTCGTGCAGCCGATTTACACCACGCTGAGTCTCTGCAATTATGGGGAGAACATGTTTTTTGAAGGCCTGTACTTTTCGTTTTTCATGCAGGCAGGCGAAACGCCCACAGCCTACACCTACTCTATCGTCTACCTGGGCGATTACCCCACCCTTTTGGTAACGGCGCCCAATGGCGACCAGGCGCAATATGGCGCTTATTTTGCGGGTACCGATTCGTCTGTGCGCCAAGGCCTTGCCGTAACGCCAAATCCGGCAACTTCCTATGTGGATGTTACGTTATCGGGCGGTCAAAGCGGGGCGTTAGCTGTCTATGACCTAACCGGAAGAAAGTGCCAGTCGCAACACGTTTCCGCCGCCGAACGGGTCGATGTCAGCCGTCTGTCTGGGGGATGTTACCTGTTTTCGGTGACGACGCCTTCCGGAACCGCGACGCAAAAAGTGCTGATCCGCTAAAACGGATTAAGTACCCAAGGCAATCGAACTACAGCCATCCGGTAACAACGTCGCTGAGTTAGAAAAAAATGTACTTTAGTCGTAAACACAGTGGGCATGAAAAAACACTTCTCCATCGCTCTTTTGGCTGCATTCGTTATTTGCAAGGCGCAGAATGTGACGCTATTCGCAAATGAATGGTATTTGGATCATATGCAAATCGAAGGAATCGACTATCCGGCGCCGACGTCCGGACCCCTGGCGGACATCCAATTCAGCGTTCAATCGGGGGATGGCCCCTCTTTTTATGCCTGGACCGTGGCGTGTAAGCAGCGGACGGGATATGTCTCTTTTCCGTCAGATAACCAGCTGACGTTTTCATCCAGTTGGGGCTGGTATGGAATGGGCTGTAACTCGCCCGAGGATGCCGCGTTTGAAACGAGCTATACCTCTTTCTTTACGGTTCCGTCTACTACATTTGACTATGAAATCGTATCAGACGGACCTGAAAACTGGATGTTAGTCATGATAAATCCCGCAGGAAATAAGCTGTATTTTAAGTCCACAGCATTGCCGCCGGATATCTACATCCTGCTTTCCAGCGACTGGAAACTTCATCACATCAACGCCAATGGGTCAGATGTATATCCAACACCCACTTTTCAAACGTATGGCGTTCATCTAGATTTTACGCAACGTCCCAGCGGTATGGAATTGGCCACCGGCGCATGCCAGCCTGGTATTGGCCAGTTGACATTCAATAATGACGCGTCGTTTCTCCTTGGTCCGGTTGCCTGGTTGCAGCCCGGCTGCATGAACCCCACTGACAACGCATTCAACAACTTGTATGAATCGACCTATTATCCAATAGGACAATATTATTATACGCTCACGGATATTTCTCCTTTGTGTGGCTGCCCACAGGCGGTTTACGAATTGGCCGTTACTTCACCTACTGGGAATGTGGCCTACTACAACTCTCAATCACTGTCGACAATTGATTTCGTAAAACCGATTGTATCGATCTCCCCAAACCCTGCCACTGACTTTGTCGATCTTAACGTTCGCAACGCAACGAAGGCCTCCCTCTCGATCTGCGACCTGACGGGCCGCGTGATCCGTTCACAATCGGTTGAGGAAACCGAACACCTTGACGTCTCTGGCCTTTCCACCGGTGTTTACCTTTTCAACGTAACGACGCCTTCTGGAACTACCACGCAAAAAGTAGTGATCCGCTGAAACCGATTGCCGGATTGAAAGCGGCTTCGTATCTTTGAGGAAACCGCCTCCATGAATTTCCTCGCCCATATCTATCTTTCCGGCGATAATGAGTTGGTGCAGATCGGCAACCTGATGGCCGACGGCATCCGCGGGAAGCGGTACGACGAGTTCCCTCCCGACGTTCGGACAGGCATCCTGTTGCATCGTGAAATCGACACCTTCACCGACGCACATCCCATTTTCCGCGAAAGCACCAAACGCCTCCACAGCCAGTACCACCATTATGCCGGTGTGATCGTCGATGTGTTTTACGATCATTTCCTCGCACACAACTGGGCGTTGTATTCCACCCAACCGCTGGAGGATTTTGTGGCCCGATTCTATGATAACCTTGAGCGGCATTACGACCTGCTGACCGACCGCACCCGCGATATGATGCCGCCCATGATCCGGCACAATTGGCTGCTGTCGTACCGCGATGTCGACGGGATCGCCCGCATCATGACACAAATGGACCATCGAACCGGAAACGTATCGGGCATGCGGGACTGCGTGGGGGAATTGCTGGAATATTACGAGGAATTTGGCGCGGAATTCCGGGTTTTCTTCGAAGAACTCCGTACCTTCTGTCGCCAAAAATTACCCCTGTTATGAGGCGTGTCGTTGTCGCTCTTTTACTGACCACACTGTCTGTCTACGGTCAAACCGGACTCGTGAAACCACATGCCATGGTCGTGTCGGCCCGCAAAGAAGCCTCGGAAATCGGCGCAGCCGTCATGCGAAAGGGGGGCAATGCCTTCGATGCCATGGTCGCAACCGAACTGGCCCTGGCCGTGGCGTATCCGTATGCCGGCAACCTGGGCGGCGGTGGATTCCTGGTCTTCCGAAAAGCGAATGGCGAGACAGGTGCCCTTGACTACCGCGAGAAAGCCCCGATGGCCGCCCAACGGGATATGTACCTCGACGCCAGTGGCAACGTTATTCCGGGCAAGAGCACGGAAGGCGCGTTGGCGGTAGGCGTTCCGGGTACGATCGCCGGTATTTTCGCCGTACACGAGCGGTTCGGGAAGTTGCCCCTGCGCGACCTTTTCGAACCCGTTATCGCGTTGGCGGAAAAAGGCGTAATCATTACTGAAAACCAGGAAAAACAACTTGTCACCCACCAGAACGCCATCGTACGCGCGAGCGGACCGGATTGTTATATGGCACAGAATTACATCGCCGGGGATACGTTGAAATATCCGGCGTTGGCAGCTACGCTGAGACGCATCCTCCAAAACGGCCGTGACGAATTCTATAAAAAGGAAACGGCACAGAAAATGGTGGCGTTCCTCCAGTCAAAGGGCGGTATTGTCACATTGGAAGACCTGGCCGCGTATGAGGCAAAATGGCGGACGCCGGTGGTGTTCACCTATAAGAATGTCAAAGTTATTTCGATGTCGCCGCCGTCAAGCGGAGGCATTACGCTGGCGCAGATACTGAAGATGCTGGAACCGTATCCGTTGGAAAAATACCTTCCGAACAGCCCGGAGGCCATGGCCCTAATCACGGAAGCCGAACGACGCGCCTATGCCGATCGCAACCACTTTCTGGGTGATCCTGATTTTGTCACGATTCCGCAGACCGAACTGCTCGATCCGAAATACCTGAAAAACCGTATGAAGTCGTTCGACCCGCAGCGCGCTACGCCTTCTGCTGAAGTGGCACACGGCGCAATCACGATTTCCGAAAGCAATGAAACTACCCATTACTCGATTGTCGACGCCGAAGGCAATGCCGTGGCGGTGACCACGACGCTCAACGGGGCGTTCGGCAGTAAACTGTACAGCGACGAACTCGGCTTTTTCTTAAACAATGAAATGGACGATTTCAGTTCAAAACCCGGTGTGCCGAATTCTTACGGATTGGTGGGCGCGGAAGCCAATGCCATTGCGCCGGGTAAGCGCATGCTGAGTTCGATGACTCCGACCATTGTGGAGCGAAAGGGCAAACTGCTGATGGTATTGGGAACGCCGGGCGGCTCTACCATTATCACCTCTGTGCTACAGGTACTGCTGGATGTGTGCGTCTGGGGGATGAACATGCAACAGGCCGTCAACCAGCCCCGCTTCCACCACCAATGGCTGCCGGATGAAATCATGGTCGAACCGGGTAAATTCCAACGTGAAACCCTTGACGCCCTGACAGCGAAAGGCTATAAAATCAATGAGAAGAGTGCGCCGGTTATCGGCAAGGTTGATGCCATTCTGGTGCAACCTGACGGACAACTGGAAGCCGGTGCCGATCGTAGGGGGGATGACGCGGCGGCGGGGTTTTGAAGGAGGGTTGGGAGTTCATGGTTCATAGTTGAGGGTTCTTGGTTCTTGGTTCTTGGTTCTTGGTTCTTGGTTCTTGGTTCTTGGCTCATCGTTCATTGTTCATTGTTCATCGTTCATTGTTAACTGTTAATTGAAAAAAATCTGTGTTACGAAAGTTGCTTCATCAATTTGAATTCTTCATCGTCTGGGCCAAATTAAGGTTCACGCCGAAGCAGTTCATTTTTCTGTCGAGCGTGTTGGTCGGTCTGTCGGCGGCACTGGCTGTGATGGTGCTGAAGACGTTTGCCCACGGGGTTTTTTCCTTTGCTACGTATATCAACGGCATCCTGAAGTTGAGTTTCATCAATAGTATCCTGC
This genomic interval from Flavobacterium sp. HJ-32-4 contains the following:
- a CDS encoding four helix bundle protein, whose amino-acid sequence is MACFLDVWTSQKMALTMNYTELEVWTEARKLTTVIYRLTTVFPSEERFGLVSQMRRSTISILSNIAEGCGRRTNKDTLHFLHMARGSLYELEAQCFVALDLGFMGNEGFNSARAQILLIKRLLSGFIKYFRNFQSADRGPNPKP
- the msrB gene encoding peptide-methionine (R)-S-oxide reductase MsrB, with protein sequence MNSSYKIQKTEAEWLEQLGPERYKILRQKGTEFPHTGKYNLHFEQGTYACGACGEPLFASDSKFNSHCGWPSFDEALPGKIEYVQDRTHGMIRTEILCATCGSHLGHVFDDGPTETGQRYCVNSASVDFRNE
- a CDS encoding SIMPL domain-containing protein, coding for MKKIFLMTVLLAGASAWAQLPPPVPQQPALITVNGEGKVKVAPDQVSINVSIETKGSKAADVKKENDSRTDAVVKYIRKAGIADADFRTQRVTLNDEYDYEKKKHNYVATQTIRILIRDLTKYDGLMEGLVDQGVNNIYGIEFASSKAETLKSEARKKAIEDARKKALDFTSALGQQLGSAFTVTDNSPVDYPRPMYEMRAMAMAKDAMGGNDTLAAGEIEISAVVSVSFILK
- a CDS encoding rhomboid family intramembrane serine protease, yielding MNELLQPALLVIIAVTAFVSFKGFDDLSFFRKYEFHIGSIRAGQHYRMLTSGFLHADIMHFGFNMLTLYFFAPTVILEMGSFWFLVVYFGSLAFGSLFTLYFHKDEYSYRAIGASGAVTGVLYSAILFNPNGDINIMFIPIDIPAYIFGILYLFYSIYGMRTRTDNIGHTAHFGGAVGGYLLTLAHQPDLVSRHLPIVVLLAVPIVVLFILAKSGKL
- a CDS encoding lysophospholipid acyltransferase family protein; protein product: MLSTSEFKKFTRNRPIFAPNYDCMQLLAFWLLYPLLWCISVLPFPLLYALSDLTYFFVYRVFGYRKKAVRKNLDIALPHLSVAERRVVERKFYAHMCDMFLEMIKTLTISTKEMNRRFRYTNIELLHEYEKTGRSLILMCAHYASWEWLIVMAEHIHVYRTVAVYKRIANQRFDKLVRDIRARLNTELIEAQKAIEVLHQQKEEGILAVYGFLGDQSPQLTKARHWDTFMGQEVPIHTGGEMLAKKLNLNIAYCRVTKKKRGYYEATIIPLAENPREYRDYEITTKYLKEVEKQILEAPEFYFWTHKRWKHTGKKKKPVMQETTA
- a CDS encoding aminotransferase class V-fold PLP-dependent enzyme; translated protein: MIADTALSVELEAYFNRFRQHIVGIGQEFDSPFGTRRIIYTDWTASGRLYRPIEEKILNEFGPFVANTHTETTVSGTAMTLAYHEARDIIKRHVNAGSDDVLITYGTGMTGVVNKFQRILGLRLPEHLKATVPPTERPVVFISHMEHHSNQTSWLETTADVVVVPSCPEGLLCLETFENEVRKYEDRSLKIASITACSNVTGIRTPYHEVAKVMHRHGGLCFVDFACSGPYDTIDMHPSDPECSLDAIFFSPHKFLGGPGSTGILVFNRKLYHNLVPDNPGGGTVSWTNPWGEHKYISDIEVREDGGTPGFLQVIRAALAIRLKEEMGVDKIHEREEKLISYVFNELETIPNLNLLAGKQKDRLGIFSFYINGLHFNLAVKLLNDRFGIQARGGCSCAGTYGHYLLNVDQETSHSLTCMIDSGDLHEKPGWVRMSIHPTTTNDEIRYVCEAIRQLAAHHEEWAGDYHYDRKSNEFRHHQAGSFERDLVTRWFPA
- the glmM gene encoding phosphoglucosamine mutase; the encoded protein is MTLIKSISGIRGTIGGAPGDNLTPVDAVKFASAYGTFLKQHVQKEKLTVVIGRDARISGPMIHQLVANTLIGLGIDVIDLGLSTTPTVEVAVPLEKADGGIILTASHNPKQWNALKLLNAKGEFLSGADGAKILEIAENDAFAFASVDDLGTITENDAYMDIHIDEVLNLPLVDAEAVKAANFKVVVDGVNSSGGIIIPKLLEQMGVECVKLYCTPDGHFPHNPEPLKEHLGDIFRLVVEEKADFGIVVDPDVDRLAFISEDGEMFGEEYTLVAVADYVLSKTPGNTVSNMSSSRALRDITLKHGGSYEASAVGEVNVVELMKKNNAVIGGEGNGGIIYPELHYGRDSLVGVALFLTHLANNKMKVSELRASYPQYFMSKNKIELTPELDVDAILEEMLRKYSHETFSTIDGVKIDFADSWVHLRKSNTEPIIRIYTEAGTQAAADALAEKVLKEIADIAGI
- a CDS encoding T9SS type A sorting domain-containing protein translates to MRHFYLLAFLVSATLSVAQQQVLVGTQWQLTTLTIGGISYGVPDNDEANPAAFWFMETEGNYMMETDLCNLLFGNCASVDDSSFTLVQPIYTTLSLCNYGENMFFEGLYFSFFMQAGETPTAYTYSIVYLGDYPTLLVTAPNGDQAQYGAYFAGTDSSVRQGLAVTPNPATSYVDVTLSGGQSGALAVYDLTGRKCQSQHVSAAERVDVSRLSGGCYLFSVTTPSGTATQKVLIR
- a CDS encoding T9SS type A sorting domain-containing protein, giving the protein MKKHFSIALLAAFVICKAQNVTLFANEWYLDHMQIEGIDYPAPTSGPLADIQFSVQSGDGPSFYAWTVACKQRTGYVSFPSDNQLTFSSSWGWYGMGCNSPEDAAFETSYTSFFTVPSTTFDYEIVSDGPENWMLVMINPAGNKLYFKSTALPPDIYILLSSDWKLHHINANGSDVYPTPTFQTYGVHLDFTQRPSGMELATGACQPGIGQLTFNNDASFLLGPVAWLQPGCMNPTDNAFNNLYESTYYPIGQYYYTLTDISPLCGCPQAVYELAVTSPTGNVAYYNSQSLSTIDFVKPIVSISPNPATDFVDLNVRNATKASLSICDLTGRVIRSQSVEETEHLDVSGLSTGVYLFNVTTPSGTTTQKVVIR
- a CDS encoding ACP phosphodiesterase produces the protein MNFLAHIYLSGDNELVQIGNLMADGIRGKRYDEFPPDVRTGILLHREIDTFTDAHPIFRESTKRLHSQYHHYAGVIVDVFYDHFLAHNWALYSTQPLEDFVARFYDNLERHYDLLTDRTRDMMPPMIRHNWLLSYRDVDGIARIMTQMDHRTGNVSGMRDCVGELLEYYEEFGAEFRVFFEELRTFCRQKLPLL